From Streptomyces sp. CMB-StM0423, a single genomic window includes:
- the rplU gene encoding 50S ribosomal protein L21, with translation MYAIVRTGGRQQKVSVGDVIEVDRLASKSVGDSVELSTLLVVDGETVTSDPWVLDGVKVQAEVVDHHKGDKIDILKYKNKTGYRKRIGHRQLHTALKITQIPAPAAK, from the coding sequence GTGTACGCGATCGTGCGCACCGGCGGCCGCCAGCAGAAGGTTTCTGTGGGCGACGTCATCGAGGTAGACCGGTTGGCCAGCAAGAGTGTCGGCGACAGCGTCGAGCTCTCCACCCTGCTCGTCGTCGACGGCGAGACCGTGACCAGCGACCCCTGGGTCCTGGACGGGGTGAAGGTCCAGGCCGAGGTGGTGGACCACCACAAGGGCGACAAGATCGACATCCTGAAGTACAAGAACAAGACCGGTTACCGCAAGCGGATCGGTCACCGTCAGTTGCACACCGCGCTGAAGATCACCCAGATCCCCGCGCCGGCCGCGAAGTAA
- a CDS encoding TIGR03936 family radical SAM-associated protein yields the protein MQRIRLRYTKRGRLRFNSHRDFQRAFERALRRAEVPMAYSAGFTPHPKVSYANAAPTGTASEAEYLEIALTEARDPELLRALLDESLPTGLDVVDAVEARAPGLADRLGASVWELRLDGVPPATAQEAVRAFLAAETVEVERQTKKGMRTFDTRGAVAALDVLPAGGDRPQAGPCAILRLVVRHLTPAVRPDDVLSGLRVAADLAPPVPAAVTRLAQGPLDAETGTVTDPLAPDRDDATALAATPQVANGTPPTAGDGTG from the coding sequence GTGCAGCGCATCCGACTCCGCTACACCAAGCGCGGCCGCCTCCGGTTCAACAGCCACCGCGACTTCCAGCGCGCCTTCGAGCGGGCGCTGCGCCGGGCCGAGGTGCCCATGGCGTACTCCGCGGGATTCACCCCCCACCCCAAGGTCTCGTACGCGAACGCGGCCCCCACGGGGACGGCGAGCGAAGCCGAGTACTTGGAGATCGCGCTCACCGAGGCCCGCGACCCGGAGCTGCTGCGCGCGCTGCTCGACGAGTCCCTGCCCACCGGGCTCGACGTCGTCGACGCCGTCGAGGCCCGCGCTCCGGGACTCGCCGACCGGCTGGGGGCTTCGGTGTGGGAGCTGCGGCTCGACGGCGTGCCGCCCGCCACGGCGCAGGAGGCGGTCCGCGCCTTCCTCGCCGCGGAGACGGTCGAGGTGGAACGGCAGACGAAAAAGGGGATGAGGACCTTCGACACGCGCGGCGCGGTGGCCGCGCTCGACGTGCTCCCGGCCGGGGGCGATAGGCCGCAGGCGGGTCCTTGTGCGATACTGCGGCTGGTAGTGCGGCACCTGACACCTGCCGTACGACCCGACGACGTCCTGTCCGGCCTGCGAGTCGCGGCTGACCTGGCGCCGCCGGTCCCGGCAGCGGTGACCAGGCTGGCGCAGGGGCCGCTCGACGCGGAGACCGGCACGGTGACCGATCCGCTCGCGCCGGACCGCGACGATGCCACGGCCCTCGCCGCCACACCGCAGGTCGCGAACGGAACCCCGCCCACGGCAGGGGACGGCACCGGGTAG
- a CDS encoding ribonuclease E/G, which produces MLEPIEPTEAQSPSGGITGDAGAAVGGPLDTPSDRLPFRRRRAAAESAGEVPQRATEPTTGEPGPALTYEPAGEPADPGAPGSVLAEPVEDVVEAAGSPAAVDSEITAGTAAAEPGSGTAAAAPARRSRRRVVRDAGTPEAAAPDTVVVPVGEQPGPAASGHTVPVAGGEPAAEAAPPRRRRVVRDAGTPQAAAAAESVPQPAAAGDAATTTDHHDSTNEGAHTVADNETEADGADSSADSGPRRKRRRVTRTAGTPATGTEAAAQPAAPEQADEAAPQAETEAGTGPAADARPEPDADAAPKGRKRRRVVRSAGTPEAVEPAADAAQTAPAETSAADEEPAPRTRRVRRRKTDAEAADAAETAADAAPGDQTTAAPAAEDAAEPAAGTRRRRSRRVTAPAGEPTHVEPAAEAPAPAAAETETEPAAEPAAEAAAEAGPAAPRRRSRRVTAPAGEPAADAASTSAEAADETPADSGTGRRRSRRATAPAGESAAEAGTAAEPVAEEAPADSGTTRRRTRRAAGAAAEEAAETESAAPRRRTRRAAAAGEPATGEQPAPAEAAAEPDAAPRRRTRRAAAAAEPAADDTAGQFSDGGEQAPGFGAAPLALFQAPVFTEPAFQTPQRAAAEAAVGPEEAEEPEDVEETGAGAETGTEVIGETEDGAAEDRDEQEEDGDDRGRRRRRRGGRRRRRGEGAEDGDRGDEAAEDGADAREADAEAAEDEAEDGERARGGSSSTSSRRRRRRRRRTEGAEGSEGAPDDPERTVVKVREPRAKSEPSDEVQSIKGSTRLEAKKQRRREGREQGRRRVPIITEAEFLARREAVERVMVVRQQGDRTQIGVLEDNVLVEHYVNKEQSASYVGNVYLGKVQNVLPSMEAAFVDIGKGRNAVLYAGEVNFEALGLAHSPRRIEHALKSGQSVLVQVTKDPIGHKGARLTSQVSLPGRYLVYVPEGSMTGISRKLPDTERARLKTILKKIVPEDAGVIVRTAAEGASEDELRRDVERLQKQWEDIRKKAKSGNAPTLLYGEPDMTVRVVRDIFNEDFSKVIVSGAKGWDTIQGYVSHVAPDLVERLSKWTSEVDVFATYRIDEQLMKALDRKVWLPSGGSLVIDRTEAMVVVDVNTGKFTGQGGNLEETVTRNNLEAAEEIVRQLRLRDLGGIIVIDFIDMVLESNRDLVLRRLLECLGRDRTKHQVAEVTSLGLVQMTRKRVGQGLLESFSEPCAHCNGRGVIVHMDQATAAGAGGGKRKKKGKEGKEGKEAAKDVREVQGGEAAAAKAAPAEPAAAEPVEVERPEAGEPAEAVRPARTRRRVTRKAMSPGGAPQPAEPAAAEPAAAPVAAVEPAAAPETAAAEAEAAEKPRARKKTAAKRASAKKATAKKAAAKKTAKTTAKKAATKSAATKTATKATAKKSAKKSVKKTAAAEQGSPPSVSVTTED; this is translated from the coding sequence ATGCTCGAACCGATTGAGCCTACGGAAGCGCAGTCGCCTTCCGGGGGCATCACCGGCGATGCCGGAGCCGCCGTCGGCGGCCCGCTCGACACCCCCAGCGACCGCCTGCCCTTCCGCCGCCGGCGTGCGGCGGCGGAGTCGGCGGGGGAGGTGCCGCAGAGAGCGACGGAGCCGACCACCGGAGAACCGGGGCCGGCACTGACGTATGAGCCCGCCGGAGAGCCGGCGGACCCGGGCGCGCCCGGGTCCGTGCTCGCCGAGCCGGTAGAGGACGTAGTCGAGGCCGCCGGGTCGCCCGCGGCCGTGGACAGCGAGATCACCGCCGGGACGGCGGCGGCGGAGCCGGGTTCCGGCACCGCGGCCGCCGCGCCGGCGAGGCGTTCGCGGCGCAGGGTCGTACGCGACGCCGGCACGCCGGAGGCTGCCGCACCGGACACCGTCGTGGTGCCGGTGGGCGAGCAGCCCGGGCCCGCGGCGTCCGGGCACACGGTGCCCGTAGCCGGCGGGGAGCCGGCCGCCGAGGCCGCGCCGCCGCGGAGGCGGCGGGTCGTACGGGACGCGGGGACGCCGCAGGCGGCGGCCGCCGCCGAGTCCGTACCGCAGCCCGCCGCGGCCGGTGACGCCGCCACCACCACAGACCACCATGACAGCACCAACGAGGGAGCCCACACCGTGGCCGACAACGAAACAGAGGCCGACGGCGCCGACTCTTCCGCCGATTCCGGCCCGCGCCGCAAGCGCCGCCGGGTGACCCGCACGGCGGGCACCCCGGCCACCGGCACGGAGGCCGCGGCGCAGCCGGCGGCACCGGAACAGGCCGACGAGGCCGCGCCGCAGGCGGAGACGGAGGCCGGGACCGGCCCCGCCGCCGACGCCAGGCCGGAGCCGGACGCCGACGCCGCCCCGAAGGGGCGCAAGCGCCGCCGGGTCGTACGCAGCGCCGGTACCCCGGAGGCCGTGGAACCGGCCGCCGACGCCGCCCAGACCGCGCCCGCCGAGACCTCGGCGGCCGACGAGGAGCCGGCACCGCGCACCCGTCGCGTACGCCGCCGCAAGACCGACGCCGAGGCCGCCGACGCCGCGGAGACCGCGGCCGACGCCGCGCCCGGCGACCAGACCACCGCCGCGCCCGCCGCCGAGGACGCCGCCGAGCCCGCCGCGGGCACCCGGCGCCGCAGGTCCCGCCGGGTCACGGCGCCCGCGGGCGAGCCGACCCACGTCGAGCCCGCCGCGGAAGCCCCGGCGCCCGCCGCCGCCGAGACCGAGACCGAGCCCGCTGCCGAGCCCGCTGCCGAGGCCGCTGCCGAGGCCGGGCCCGCCGCCCCCCGCCGCCGCAGCCGCCGCGTGACCGCTCCGGCGGGCGAGCCGGCCGCCGACGCCGCGAGCACCTCCGCGGAGGCCGCCGACGAGACCCCCGCGGACTCCGGCACCGGCCGTCGCCGCAGCCGCCGCGCGACCGCCCCGGCGGGCGAGTCCGCCGCCGAGGCCGGCACCGCCGCCGAGCCGGTCGCCGAGGAGGCGCCCGCCGACTCCGGCACCACCCGCCGCCGTACCCGCCGGGCCGCCGGCGCGGCCGCCGAGGAGGCCGCCGAGACCGAGTCCGCCGCCCCCCGCCGCCGTACCCGCAGGGCCGCCGCCGCGGGCGAGCCCGCGACGGGCGAGCAGCCCGCGCCCGCCGAGGCCGCCGCCGAGCCCGACGCCGCGCCCCGCCGGCGCACCCGCCGCGCTGCTGCCGCCGCCGAGCCGGCCGCTGACGACACCGCCGGGCAGTTCTCCGACGGCGGCGAGCAGGCGCCCGGCTTCGGTGCCGCGCCGCTCGCGCTGTTCCAGGCGCCCGTCTTCACCGAGCCCGCGTTCCAGACCCCGCAGCGCGCCGCCGCCGAGGCGGCGGTGGGGCCCGAGGAGGCCGAGGAGCCCGAGGACGTCGAGGAGACCGGGGCCGGGGCGGAAACCGGGACCGAGGTGATCGGCGAGACCGAGGACGGCGCCGCCGAGGACCGCGACGAGCAGGAGGAGGACGGGGACGACCGCGGCCGCCGCCGGCGCCGCCGCGGTGGGCGGCGCAGGCGCCGCGGCGAGGGCGCCGAGGACGGCGATCGCGGCGACGAGGCCGCCGAGGACGGTGCGGACGCCCGCGAGGCCGACGCCGAAGCCGCGGAGGACGAGGCCGAGGACGGCGAGCGCGCCCGGGGTGGCTCCTCCAGCACCAGCAGCCGCAGGCGCCGCCGCCGGCGGCGCCGTACCGAGGGCGCGGAAGGCTCCGAGGGGGCGCCCGACGACCCGGAGCGCACCGTTGTCAAGGTCCGCGAGCCCCGCGCCAAGTCCGAGCCCAGCGACGAGGTGCAGTCCATCAAGGGCTCCACCCGGCTGGAGGCCAAGAAGCAGCGCCGCCGCGAGGGCCGCGAGCAGGGCCGGCGGCGGGTGCCGATCATCACCGAGGCCGAGTTCCTGGCCCGCCGCGAGGCGGTGGAGCGCGTGATGGTGGTGCGCCAGCAGGGCGACCGTACGCAGATCGGCGTGCTGGAGGACAACGTCCTCGTCGAGCACTACGTCAACAAGGAGCAGTCGGCGTCGTACGTCGGCAACGTCTACCTCGGCAAGGTGCAGAACGTCCTGCCCTCCATGGAGGCCGCGTTCGTCGACATCGGCAAGGGCCGCAACGCCGTCCTCTACGCCGGCGAGGTCAACTTCGAGGCCCTCGGCCTCGCCCACAGCCCCCGCCGCATCGAGCACGCGCTGAAGTCCGGCCAGTCCGTCCTGGTCCAGGTCACCAAGGACCCCATCGGCCACAAGGGCGCCCGCCTGACCAGTCAGGTCTCGCTGCCGGGGCGCTACCTCGTGTACGTGCCCGAGGGCTCGATGACCGGCATCAGCCGCAAGCTGCCCGACACCGAGCGGGCCCGGCTGAAGACCATCCTCAAGAAGATCGTCCCCGAGGACGCGGGCGTCATCGTCCGTACGGCCGCCGAGGGCGCCAGCGAGGACGAGCTGCGCCGGGACGTGGAGCGGCTGCAGAAGCAGTGGGAGGACATCCGCAAGAAGGCGAAGAGCGGGAACGCGCCCACGCTGCTGTACGGCGAGCCGGACATGACCGTCCGCGTCGTCCGCGACATCTTCAACGAGGACTTCTCCAAGGTCATCGTCAGCGGCGCGAAGGGGTGGGACACCATCCAGGGCTACGTCTCGCACGTGGCACCCGACCTCGTGGAGCGGCTGTCGAAGTGGACGTCCGAGGTGGACGTCTTCGCCACGTACCGGATCGACGAGCAACTGATGAAGGCGCTGGACCGCAAGGTGTGGCTGCCGTCGGGCGGTTCGCTGGTGATCGACAGGACCGAGGCGATGGTCGTGGTCGACGTCAACACCGGCAAGTTCACCGGCCAGGGCGGGAACCTGGAGGAGACGGTCACCAGGAACAACCTGGAGGCGGCCGAGGAGATCGTGCGGCAGCTCCGGCTGCGGGACCTCGGCGGCATCATCGTGATCGACTTCATCGACATGGTGCTGGAGTCCAACCGGGACCTGGTGCTGCGCAGGCTGCTGGAGTGCCTGGGCCGCGACCGGACGAAGCACCAGGTCGCGGAGGTGACGTCGCTGGGCCTGGTGCAGATGACCCGCAAGCGGGTCGGGCAGGGCCTGCTGGAGTCGTTCTCCGAGCCGTGCGCGCACTGCAACGGGCGGGGCGTGATCGTGCACATGGACCAGGCCACGGCGGCCGGGGCCGGCGGCGGCAAGCGGAAGAAGAAGGGCAAGGAAGGCAAGGAAGGCAAGGAAGCAGCGAAGGACGTCAGGGAAGTCCAGGGCGGCGAGGCGGCGGCGGCCAAGGCCGCGCCCGCGGAGCCGGCGGCCGCCGAGCCCGTCGAGGTGGAGCGGCCGGAGGCCGGCGAGCCCGCGGAGGCGGTACGGCCGGCCCGTACGCGGCGGCGGGTGACCCGCAAGGCGATGTCGCCGGGCGGCGCGCCGCAGCCGGCGGAGCCCGCGGCCGCGGAGCCGGCTGCGGCCCCCGTGGCGGCCGTGGAGCCCGCGGCGGCACCGGAGACGGCCGCCGCGGAGGCGGAGGCCGCGGAGAAGCCCCGGGCCCGTAAGAAGACCGCCGCCAAGCGCGCCTCCGCCAAGAAGGCCACGGCGAAGAAGGCCGCGGCCAAGAAGACGGCGAAGACCACCGCGAAGAAGGCCGCGACCAAGTCCGCCGCCACCAAGACGGCGACGAAGGCCACGGCGAAGAAGTCGGCGAAGAAGTCGGTCAAGAAGACCGCCGCGGCCGAGCAGGGCTCCCCGCCCTCGGTCTCCGTCACCACGGAGGACTGA
- a CDS encoding phospholipase D-like domain-containing protein, which yields MSVFKPTGRHRAVSPRKGARQAVALATVLSAAGAHAVSSAGGAAAEPRVWIEGPIFNDPLGTVDEQHAIRTRLIELTDAAVPGSVIKVAVYHIWEQPVVDALVRARARGVNVQVLLDESSRSDRPDNTMYASLKAALGTSTTAGSFVRLCPVDKSCLGDPKFGASIMHNKFWLFSEVEGARNVVVQTTSNSTPSAHTKFFNDALLLPDNPAMYGAYAEYFRDMVGAQWSTWRYRAVTANNGLYKAYFFPRAGTTNSTDTIHAVLDNVRCTYKDPAGVTQRTLVRVAIFKITRKAIADKLVALKKAGCGVSLVYAESDSAKSQGGTRGTWEVLHASGGPSLRCYNDDRDPQNPGQKLTTPYIVHNKYVLIDGMYAGSRDKLVFTGSQNFTGPALRENDEAVVKIDSDPVHDTYLGHYTSVRDVAWPGTADKTNLCQGVKSLPQDGERPLR from the coding sequence ATGTCCGTGTTCAAGCCCACCGGGCGCCACCGTGCCGTCTCGCCGCGCAAGGGCGCGCGCCAGGCCGTCGCGCTGGCCACCGTCCTGTCCGCGGCCGGCGCGCACGCCGTGAGCAGCGCGGGCGGCGCGGCCGCGGAGCCGCGGGTGTGGATCGAGGGGCCGATCTTCAACGACCCGCTGGGCACCGTGGACGAGCAGCACGCGATCCGCACCCGGCTGATCGAGCTGACCGACGCGGCGGTCCCCGGCTCGGTGATCAAGGTGGCGGTCTACCACATCTGGGAGCAGCCGGTCGTGGACGCGCTCGTACGCGCCCGCGCGCGCGGCGTGAACGTGCAGGTGCTGCTGGACGAGTCGAGCCGCAGCGACCGGCCGGACAACACCATGTACGCGAGCCTGAAGGCGGCGCTCGGCACCAGCACGACGGCGGGGTCGTTCGTCAGGCTCTGCCCGGTCGACAAGTCCTGCCTCGGCGACCCGAAGTTCGGGGCGTCGATCATGCACAACAAGTTCTGGCTCTTCTCGGAGGTCGAGGGTGCCCGGAACGTCGTCGTCCAGACCACCTCCAACTCCACCCCTTCCGCGCACACGAAGTTCTTCAACGACGCGCTGCTGCTGCCGGACAACCCGGCGATGTACGGGGCGTACGCGGAGTACTTCCGCGACATGGTCGGCGCCCAGTGGTCGACCTGGCGCTACCGCGCGGTGACCGCCAACAACGGCCTCTACAAGGCGTACTTCTTCCCCCGGGCCGGCACCACCAACAGCACGGACACGATCCACGCCGTCCTCGACAACGTGCGGTGCACGTACAAGGACCCCGCCGGAGTGACCCAGCGCACCCTGGTCCGGGTCGCGATCTTCAAGATCACCCGCAAGGCGATCGCCGACAAGCTCGTGGCGCTGAAGAAGGCGGGCTGCGGCGTCAGCCTCGTCTACGCCGAGTCCGACAGCGCGAAGAGCCAGGGCGGCACCCGCGGCACCTGGGAGGTGCTGCACGCCTCCGGCGGGCCCTCGCTGCGCTGCTACAACGACGACCGCGACCCGCAGAACCCGGGCCAGAAGCTGACCACGCCGTACATCGTGCACAACAAGTACGTGCTGATCGACGGCATGTACGCCGGCTCCCGGGACAAGCTGGTCTTCACCGGCTCGCAGAACTTCACCGGCCCCGCTCTGCGCGAGAACGACGAGGCCGTCGTCAAGATCGACAGCGACCCCGTGCACGACACGTACCTCGGCCACTACACCTCGGTGCGGGATGTTGCGTGGCCCGGGACGGCGGACAAGACGAACCTGTGCCAGGGCGTGAAGTCGCTGCCCCAGGACGGCGAGCGTCCCCTCCGGTAG
- the rpmA gene encoding 50S ribosomal protein L27, whose amino-acid sequence MAHKKGASSTRNGRDSNAQRLGVKRFGGQAVGAGEIIIRQRGTKFHPGTGVGRGGDDTLFALIPGSVQFGTSRGRKVVNIVPAAE is encoded by the coding sequence ATGGCACACAAGAAGGGCGCATCGTCCACTCGGAACGGTCGCGACTCCAACGCCCAGCGGCTCGGCGTCAAGCGCTTCGGCGGTCAGGCCGTCGGCGCCGGCGAGATCATCATCCGGCAGCGCGGCACCAAGTTCCACCCGGGCACGGGCGTGGGCCGCGGCGGCGACGACACGCTGTTCGCGCTGATCCCCGGCTCGGTCCAGTTCGGCACCAGCCGCGGCCGCAAGGTCGTGAACATCGTCCCGGCCGCCGAGTAA
- the obgE gene encoding GTPase ObgE, with protein MTTFVDRVPLHVAAGNGGHGCASVHREKFRPLGGPDGGNGGHGGDVILTVDQNVTTLIDYHHTPHRKATNGKPGEGGDRAGANGKDLVLPVPDGTVVLTKDGEVLADLVGHGTTFVAAQGGRGGLGNAALASQRRKAPGFALLGEPGTARDVVLELKTVADVALVGYPSAGKSSLISVLSAAKPKIADYPFTTLVPNLGVVTAGAVTYTIADVPGLIPGASEGRGLGLEFLRHVERCSVLVHVLDTATLESDRDPVSDLDVIEEELRAYGGLDDRPRVVVLNKIDIPDGHDLAEMVRPDLEARGFTVYEVSAVARTGLKELSYGLAGIVGEARAARPKQESTRIVIRPQAVDEAGFSVAREGGDADGALFRITGEKPERWVRQTDFGNDEAVGYLGDRLTRLGVEDRLRKAGATPGDDVVIGTGEDAVVFDWEPAMASGAEMLGRRGEDHRFDAPRPAAQRRRERDAERAEEEYEDFDPFA; from the coding sequence ATGACCACCTTCGTGGACCGCGTCCCCCTGCACGTGGCCGCGGGCAACGGGGGACACGGCTGCGCCTCCGTACACCGCGAGAAGTTCCGGCCGCTCGGCGGCCCCGACGGCGGCAACGGCGGTCACGGCGGTGACGTCATCCTCACCGTCGACCAGAACGTCACCACCCTGATCGACTACCACCACACCCCCCACCGCAAGGCCACCAACGGCAAGCCGGGCGAGGGCGGCGACCGCGCGGGCGCCAACGGCAAGGACCTCGTCCTGCCGGTGCCGGACGGCACGGTCGTCCTCACCAAGGACGGCGAGGTGCTCGCGGACCTCGTCGGGCACGGCACGACCTTCGTCGCCGCCCAGGGCGGCCGCGGCGGCCTCGGCAACGCGGCGCTCGCCTCCCAGCGCCGCAAGGCCCCCGGCTTCGCGCTGCTCGGCGAGCCGGGCACCGCGCGCGACGTGGTGCTGGAGCTGAAGACCGTCGCCGACGTCGCGCTCGTCGGCTACCCGAGCGCGGGCAAGTCGTCCCTGATCAGCGTGCTGTCGGCGGCCAAGCCCAAGATCGCCGACTATCCCTTCACCACCCTGGTGCCCAACCTCGGCGTCGTCACCGCCGGCGCCGTGACGTACACGATCGCCGACGTCCCCGGCCTGATCCCGGGCGCCAGCGAGGGCCGCGGTCTCGGCCTGGAGTTCCTGCGGCACGTCGAGCGCTGCTCGGTGCTCGTGCACGTGCTGGACACCGCGACCCTGGAGTCCGACCGCGACCCGGTCAGCGACCTCGACGTCATCGAGGAGGAGCTGCGCGCGTACGGCGGGCTGGACGACCGGCCGCGCGTGGTGGTCCTCAACAAGATCGACATCCCGGACGGCCACGACCTCGCCGAGATGGTCCGGCCGGACCTCGAAGCGCGCGGCTTCACGGTCTACGAGGTCTCGGCGGTCGCGCGTACGGGCCTGAAGGAGCTGTCGTACGGGCTCGCCGGGATCGTCGGCGAGGCGCGCGCGGCGCGGCCCAAGCAGGAGTCCACGCGCATCGTCATCCGCCCGCAGGCCGTCGACGAGGCGGGCTTCTCCGTCGCCCGCGAGGGCGGCGACGCGGACGGGGCGCTGTTCCGTATCACCGGCGAGAAGCCGGAGCGCTGGGTGCGCCAGACCGACTTCGGCAACGACGAGGCCGTCGGCTACCTCGGCGACCGGCTCACCCGGCTCGGCGTCGAGGACCGGCTCCGCAAGGCCGGGGCGACGCCCGGCGACGACGTCGTGATCGGCACCGGCGAGGACGCCGTCGTCTTCGACTGGGAGCCGGCCATGGCCTCCGGCGCGGAGATGCTGGGGCGGCGCGGCGAGGACCACCGCTTCGACGCCCCGCGGCCGGCCGCGCAGCGCCGGCGTGAGCGGGACGCGGAGCGGGCGGAGGAGGAGTACGAGGACTTCGACCCCTTCGCCTGA